The Nocardioides salarius genome includes a region encoding these proteins:
- a CDS encoding IS3 family transposase (programmed frameshift) — protein MAKPYPKEFRNDVVAVARKGQAPLSQIAKDFGISEGSLANWMKQADVEDGRRPGLTDDERKQLREANKRIRLLEQENEVLRRAAAYLSQANLPKIVFPLVREMAATGAPIRVPVAVACRVLGLSTQGYYKWLKDPVCQRDWDDAHLIDVLYDLHADDATLGYRFLTDELDLEHGITVGENRVHRLCRIAGITASHHKKRSKAGSTGPAPHDDLLAVVDEHGVVRHEFVADEPNKVWLWDISEHPTREGKLYICAIKDVFSNKIVGYSIDTRMKSSLARAAMRNAIALRSPTGTVCHSDRGGQFRAKRTQRLLANNDLVGSMGRSYGAGDNASMESFFSLLQKNVLDTQRWDTREDLRLAIVTWIETKYNRRRRQRALGKLTPVEFEMIYATAEAA, from the exons GTGGCAAAGCCCTATCCCAAGGAGTTCCGTAACGACGTCGTGGCCGTGGCTCGCAAGGGCCAGGCCCCGCTGTCTCAAATCGCGAAGGACTTCGGCATCTCCGAAGGCTCGCTGGCGAACTGGATGAAGCAGGCCGACGTCGAGGACGGCCGGCGGCCCGGCCTGACCGACGACGAGCGCAAGCAACTGCGTGAAGCCAACAAGCGGATCCGGCTGCTCGAGCAGGAGAACGAGGTCCTCCGCCGGGCTGCTGCCTACCTTTCGCAGGCGAACCTGCCG AAAATAGTCTTCCCGCTCGTCCGTGAGATGGCCGCGACCGGTGCCCCGATCAGGGTGCCGGTCGCGGTGGCGTGCAGGGTCCTGGGCTTGTCGACCCAGGGGTACTACAAGTGGCTCAAAGACCCGGTCTGTCAGCGAGACTGGGACGACGCGCACCTCATCGACGTCCTCTACGACCTCCATGCCGACGACGCGACGCTCGGCTACAGGTTCCTCACCGACGAGCTCGACCTCGAGCACGGCATCACCGTCGGGGAGAACCGCGTCCACCGGCTCTGCCGCATCGCCGGCATCACCGCGTCACACCACAAGAAGCGCAGCAAGGCCGGTTCCACCGGTCCTGCGCCGCACGACGACCTCCTGGCGGTTGTCGACGAGCACGGTGTGGTCCGCCACGAGTTCGTTGCCGATGAGCCGAACAAGGTGTGGCTCTGGGACATCTCCGAGCACCCCACGCGGGAAGGGAAGCTCTACATCTGCGCGATCAAGGACGTGTTCAGCAACAAGATCGTCGGCTACTCCATCGACACCAGGATGAAGTCGTCCCTGGCCCGTGCTGCGATGCGCAACGCCATCGCGCTCCGATCGCCGACCGGGACCGTGTGCCACTCAGACAGAGGCGGTCAATTTCGAGCCAAGCGCACCCAGCGGCTCCTGGCGAACAACGACCTGGTCGGCTCGATGGGACGCTCCTACGGAGCCGGCGACAACGCCAGCATGGAGAGCTTCTTCTCCCTGTTGCAGAAGAACGTCCTCGACACCCAGCGCTGGGACACCCGCGAAGACCTCCGCCTCGCGATCGTCACCTGGATCGAAACCAAGTACAACCGACGCCGCCGGCAACGCGCCCTCGGGAAGCTCACGCCCGTCGAGTTTGAGATGATCTACGCGACCGCAGAAGCGGCATGA
- a CDS encoding rhodanese-like domain-containing protein, whose amino-acid sequence MFLNPLPRLSITVIAGLAAVILLSACGSDPSPNADDTAVRVSPATFADLIAKPATFVLNVHTPDEGSIPGTEANIPFDRLRTRVDELPADSSALIAVYCRSGNMSTLATVTLSDLGYTDVIELDGGMEAWRADGRALLPPDQAARKRG is encoded by the coding sequence ATGTTCTTGAACCCGCTGCCACGCCTGAGCATCACAGTGATCGCCGGGCTCGCAGCGGTGATTCTGCTCAGCGCCTGCGGGAGTGACCCGTCCCCGAACGCGGACGACACCGCGGTGAGGGTCTCGCCGGCGACCTTTGCCGACCTCATCGCCAAACCGGCGACCTTCGTCCTCAACGTGCACACACCCGACGAGGGTTCCATTCCGGGCACCGAGGCGAACATCCCGTTCGACCGGCTGCGCACGCGGGTGGACGAGCTACCGGCCGACAGTTCCGCGCTGATCGCCGTCTACTGCCGCTCGGGCAATATGAGCACCTTGGCCACGGTGACGCTCAGCGACCTGGGCTACACCGACGTCATCGAACTCGACGGCGGGATGGAGGCATGGCGGGCCGACGGCCGGGCACTGCTGCCCCCCGATCAGGCTGCCCGGAAGCGGGGATGA
- a CDS encoding CPBP family intramembrane glutamic endopeptidase, whose amino-acid sequence MHSDTTPSEAVTAAESRRSAPQQTFPRPVTGVDLLLAGLAVVVGPGVVAVLVIVTGVALDQPWLVSIAIPLATIAAGVSLYMALLRRGWAGRDLGFVRARRRSLWHLLWEVPLLWVTALLLTILIGTLIGIGPAETTSTTSNSADALALGAVGVLATAVCVTILVPALEEILFRRLLFGWLEQRFGIAAALGGSAIVFGVVHVVPPVILLQFLIGLGAALLVRAHRTLWAPLALHGLNNGTVTVVAVTLLQ is encoded by the coding sequence GTGCACAGTGACACCACACCCTCCGAAGCCGTCACCGCGGCTGAGTCTCGACGCAGCGCTCCCCAACAAACCTTCCCGCGCCCGGTCACCGGCGTTGACCTGCTCCTCGCGGGCCTGGCTGTCGTAGTGGGACCCGGTGTTGTCGCGGTCCTCGTCATCGTGACCGGCGTCGCTCTCGACCAGCCCTGGCTGGTCAGCATCGCCATACCTTTGGCCACCATCGCGGCCGGTGTCAGCCTCTACATGGCCCTGCTCCGTCGGGGATGGGCCGGACGGGATCTCGGCTTCGTACGAGCACGCCGCCGCTCTCTGTGGCATCTGTTGTGGGAGGTGCCTCTGCTCTGGGTCACAGCCCTGCTTCTCACCATCCTCATCGGGACACTCATCGGCATCGGCCCAGCCGAGACGACCTCCACGACGTCGAACTCGGCTGACGCGTTGGCACTCGGTGCTGTCGGGGTGCTGGCAACCGCTGTGTGTGTCACGATCCTGGTCCCAGCGCTGGAAGAGATCCTGTTCAGACGACTTCTCTTCGGCTGGCTCGAGCAGCGCTTCGGCATCGCGGCCGCACTCGGCGGGTCAGCGATCGTCTTCGGTGTAGTCCACGTTGTGCCCCCGGTGATCCTGCTTCAGTTCCTGATCGGACTCGGTGCCGCGCTCCTGGTGCGCGCCCACCGCACCTTGTGGGCACCCCTGGCCCTGCACGGCCTCAACAACGGGACAGTCACCGTCGTCGCAGTCACACTCCTGCAGTAG
- a CDS encoding multicopper oxidase family protein encodes MTPTDPAVAAAEEARRRTGRVVERTLTPAPSRVDLGGRVVDTWSYDGSLPGKPIEVTAGDELSVRLVNGLAEPTSVHWHGVALRNDMDGVPDLTQRATAPGAEFAYDFVVPDPGTYWFHPHVGVQLDTGLYAPLVVADPAEPGKYDEEVVLVLDDWTDGWGKPPADLLAGFRRDGMGDMSGMDGMDGMDGMDGMDGMDGMDGMDGMDGMEMGMPSADEPLGADTGDVSYPAHLINGRLPSAPVTVTSAPNQRIRFRIINAASDTAYRFAVGGHRLTVTHTDGFPVVPIVVDALIVGMGERYDVVVTAGDGVFPIVASPEGKMDPEARALLRTASGEVPPLGRSPAEPSRRLLSYADLVAAPEVELGAGHVDRELTMKLTMDDQGRRWLFNGRTFEEHEPLAVAAGERVRVRLVNDSMMFHPIHLHGHTFAVARRDGRGVRKDNLNVLPMEQVDIDLVADNPGRWAVHCHNVYHMELGMMTSIAYEV; translated from the coding sequence ATGACGCCGACCGATCCCGCGGTCGCCGCCGCCGAAGAAGCTCGCCGTCGAACCGGGCGGGTGGTCGAGCGCACGTTGACGCCCGCGCCGAGCCGCGTCGACCTCGGCGGTCGAGTGGTCGACACGTGGAGCTATGACGGCTCCCTGCCCGGCAAGCCGATCGAGGTGACCGCGGGTGACGAGCTGAGTGTGCGCCTCGTCAACGGGCTGGCCGAGCCGACCAGCGTGCACTGGCACGGCGTTGCGCTACGCAACGACATGGACGGCGTACCCGATCTCACCCAGAGGGCCACGGCTCCGGGCGCGGAGTTCGCCTACGACTTCGTCGTACCCGATCCGGGGACGTACTGGTTCCATCCACACGTGGGCGTGCAACTCGACACCGGTCTTTATGCGCCCTTGGTCGTCGCCGACCCGGCCGAGCCCGGGAAGTACGACGAGGAGGTCGTGCTCGTCCTCGACGATTGGACCGACGGATGGGGTAAGCCTCCGGCGGACCTACTGGCCGGGTTCCGCCGTGACGGCATGGGCGACATGAGTGGCATGGACGGCATGGACGGCATGGACGGCATGGACGGCATGGACGGCATGGACGGCATGGACGGCATGGACGGCATGGACGGCATGGAGATGGGCATGCCCTCGGCCGATGAGCCGTTGGGCGCCGATACCGGTGACGTCTCCTACCCGGCCCACCTGATCAACGGGCGGCTTCCGTCGGCACCCGTCACCGTCACAAGTGCGCCGAACCAGAGGATCAGGTTCCGGATCATCAACGCGGCTTCCGACACGGCGTACCGGTTCGCCGTCGGCGGCCACCGGCTCACGGTCACCCACACGGACGGCTTCCCGGTCGTCCCGATCGTGGTCGACGCCCTCATCGTCGGCATGGGTGAGCGGTACGACGTGGTCGTGACCGCCGGCGATGGGGTCTTCCCCATCGTGGCCAGCCCCGAGGGGAAGATGGATCCAGAAGCGCGGGCCCTGCTGCGCACCGCGAGCGGCGAGGTGCCGCCGCTCGGTCGAAGCCCGGCCGAGCCTTCTCGCCGACTGCTTTCCTATGCCGACCTGGTTGCGGCTCCGGAGGTCGAGCTCGGAGCCGGACACGTCGACAGGGAGTTGACGATGAAGCTCACCATGGACGACCAGGGACGGCGGTGGCTGTTCAACGGTCGGACCTTCGAGGAGCACGAACCGCTGGCCGTGGCCGCCGGCGAACGGGTGAGGGTGCGCCTGGTCAACGACTCGATGATGTTCCACCCGATCCATCTGCACGGGCACACTTTCGCGGTGGCCCGGCGCGACGGACGCGGCGTCCGCAAGGACAACCTCAACGTGCTGCCGATGGAGCAGGTCGACATCGACCTGGTGGCGGACAACCCCGGGCGCTGGGCGGTCCACTGCCACAACGTCTACCACATGGAGCTGGGCATGATGACCTCGATCGCCTACGAGGTCTGA
- a CDS encoding IS3 family transposase (programmed frameshift), with protein MAAPRKYPEELRERAIRMAVDLRRDPATRTGALKRVGDQLGINPETLRNWVSQAEVDEGHRPGVSSTEAQRIAELEREVKELRRANEILRTASGFFRRGGARPQAEVTTAVLVEYIDQHRARFGVEPICTVLRKAGMQIAPSTYYAAKSRPPSARAVADAQRLEVIRQVHTDNYGVYGVRKMHAELNRRGHRIARCTVHRLMRAEGLRGISRAKGPRTTIPGTGPDARPDLLDRDFKAPAPNRVWVADITYCRTFAGWVYAAFVIDVYSRRVVGWQLSKSLRTDLALDALEMGLWTREHAGQDTTGVIAHSDKGVQYLAVRYTQRLAEAGAVASVGSTGDSYDNALAEAFNSLFKAELIRNKGPWKNIDDLEIAVAEYIDWFNHRRLHGEIGLVPPVEFEEEHYRHNPAPTTVDASLQSLH; from the exons ATGGCAGCACCGAGGAAGTATCCCGAGGAGCTTCGGGAGCGGGCAATCAGGATGGCGGTCGATCTGCGGCGTGACCCGGCGACCAGGACCGGCGCACTGAAGCGGGTCGGCGATCAGCTGGGGATCAATCCCGAGACGTTGCGCAACTGGGTCTCCCAGGCCGAGGTCGACGAGGGCCACCGTCCCGGCGTCAGCAGCACCGAGGCGCAGCGCATCGCCGAGCTCGAGCGTGAGGTCAAGGAGCTACGGCGGGCCAACGAGATCTTGCGGACGGCCTCGG GCTTTTTTCGCCGCGGCGGAGCTCGACCGCAAGCTGAAGTGACCACGGCGGTGCTGGTCGAGTACATCGACCAGCACCGGGCGAGGTTCGGGGTCGAGCCGATCTGCACCGTCCTACGCAAGGCAGGGATGCAGATCGCCCCGAGCACCTACTACGCCGCGAAGTCCCGGCCGCCCTCGGCACGCGCTGTCGCCGACGCGCAGCGCCTGGAGGTGATCCGGCAGGTCCACACCGACAACTACGGCGTCTACGGGGTCCGCAAGATGCACGCCGAGCTCAACCGGCGCGGTCACCGTATCGCCAGGTGCACCGTGCACCGGCTGATGCGCGCCGAGGGGCTGCGCGGGATCAGCAGAGCCAAAGGGCCGCGCACCACGATCCCCGGCACCGGCCCGGATGCCCGCCCGGACCTGCTGGACCGCGACTTCAAGGCACCTGCACCGAATCGTGTCTGGGTCGCGGACATCACCTACTGCCGCACCTTCGCCGGCTGGGTCTACGCCGCGTTCGTCATCGACGTCTACTCCCGCCGAGTGGTGGGCTGGCAGCTGTCGAAGAGCCTGCGCACCGACCTGGCGCTGGACGCTCTCGAGATGGGGCTGTGGACCCGCGAGCACGCCGGCCAGGACACCACCGGCGTCATAGCCCACAGCGATAAGGGCGTTCAATACCTCGCGGTTCGCTACACCCAGCGCCTGGCCGAGGCCGGCGCCGTCGCATCCGTCGGGTCGACGGGCGACTCGTATGACAACGCCCTGGCCGAGGCGTTCAACTCGCTGTTCAAGGCCGAGCTGATCCGCAACAAGGGCCCCTGGAAGAACATCGACGACCTCGAGATCGCCGTCGCTGAGTACATCGACTGGTTCAACCACCGACGCCTGCACGGCGAGATCGGACTCGTCCCACCCGTCGAGTTCGAGGAAGAGCACTACCGGCACAACCCCGCGCCGACTACCGTCGACGCGTCACTTCAGAGCCTCCACTGA
- a CDS encoding PadR family transcriptional regulator, which yields MSIAAWQRASLPMLVLSVLAVAPRHGYGISQALVSAGLQPIKGAQLYPALVRLEDEGAIVAQWEQSESGPARKVYELTAEGHTLREDLLEQWRAFMTAAEAVGRAQ from the coding sequence ATGAGCATCGCGGCGTGGCAACGAGCCTCGCTGCCGATGCTCGTGCTGAGCGTCCTTGCGGTCGCACCCCGACACGGGTATGGCATCTCGCAGGCTCTGGTGTCGGCGGGACTCCAACCGATCAAGGGTGCCCAGCTCTACCCGGCTCTCGTGCGGCTCGAGGACGAAGGTGCGATCGTTGCGCAATGGGAACAGAGTGAGTCCGGTCCCGCGCGGAAGGTCTACGAGCTGACCGCCGAGGGGCACACGCTGCGAGAGGACCTGCTTGAGCAGTGGCGGGCATTCATGACAGCAGCGGAGGCGGTCGGCCGTGCACAGTGA